A window of the Planococcus citri chromosome 4, ihPlaCitr1.1, whole genome shotgun sequence genome harbors these coding sequences:
- the dia gene encoding protein diaphanous isoform X1, with protein MKPSKVLDNLFSRPKKNGSAPRCSSNTLPHPKSESDSTEAEGVANYFQNMDEDAVDIKFEEMLNDMNLTEERKQPLRDKTMEYRRELLIMHHRGLMLESRSKFEKPSEYVQYLSQPDLSPNKIYGCVESLRIALTNNPLSWVHEFGTNGVKQLLSILNDCYINRDPKYERIQYECIKCLKAIMNNTVGLKEIFGQGEALPIIARSLDPSKPGVMLETVKVLAAVCLIPPNGHEKTLEAITLSADCNNSERFRPILQALQNTTNEALRTACLQFINAIVETPDDLEFRLHLRNEIMRTGLYDILDTLEKDANEDLMVQLRVFLEHKDEDYFEFMQKFDHIRLEFDDLSDCFEVVKNLVADTAAEPYLLSILQHLLFIRDDALVRPSFYKLIEECVSQIVLHRNGCDPDFRVSRRFNIDVQPLIDTLVEQSRLEEEKKAEELSAKLEQAIAARQEIEAELNLAKKTIQELQNSPSGGLGPGRQSIIPGGPGAPPPPPMPPPMPGMGPPIGKPGGGPPPPPPPPPPMMGGRGGPPPPPPPPMPGGRGGGPPPPPPFGGFAPPKPPDTLPHGLKPKKKWEVEGIKRLNWKTIVPHKLSEKSFWVKVDEEKLASPEILNGLAQRFSSKPAHKRANDVIDKAGTLKKVKQLRVIDSKVAQNLSILLGGPLKHLKYEDVKKSIFRCDTSVLSANILEQLILYLPPPDQLKRLEQFKSEYDDLTEAEQFAVTISEVKRLLPRLKSISFKQRFSEMINDIKPNIVNGTEACKEVKQSKKFNKVLELILLMGNFMNSGSKNEQAFAFEISFLPKLSSTKDVENKSTMLHYLVDIIEKNFSEILDFPNELTHVEDAAKVSIDTTQKTLYQIEVNVKNLITDLNNSRSPQCDDDKFEEVMSNFSEYAQQQCSVLQSMFKIMESNYQILAEYYAFDKTKYTFEEFFGDLKTFIVSFRDAYKENVKIRETEEKNRRMKEAREKAEREKAERASRRQAAMIDFTDQTQDGVMDSLFLALQTGSAFNRKPRNRRPPPVNGPQGGRTRYSINKLASSRELTAEAHANS; from the exons ATGAAACCTTCGAAAGTT CTCGACAACTTATTTAGCAGGCCGAAGAAAAATGGCTCTGCTCCTAGGTGTTCCAGTAACACTCTTCCTCATCCAAAATCTGAATCTGATTCAACGGAGGCTGAAGGAGTTGCTAATTACTTTCAAAACATGGATGAGGATGCGGTTgatataaaatttgaagaaatgctT AATGACATGAATTTAACCGAAGAGCGTAAACAACCACTGCGTGATAAGACGATGGAATACAGAAGAGAATTATTGATAATGCATCACAGAGGACTTATGCTG GAAAGTcgaagtaaatttgaaaaacccagCGAATATGTTCAGTATTTAAGCCAACCGGATTTAAGTCCAAATAAAATATATGGCTGTGTGGAATCGTTACGAATAGCTTTAACTAATAATCCGCTAAGTTGGGTTCATGAATTTGGTACCAACGGAGTCAAACAACTGCTATCAATACTTAACGATTGTTACATAAA TCGAGATCCAAAATACGAACGTATACAATATGAATGTATTAAATGTTTAAAAGCGATTATGAATAATACCGTCGGCCTGAAAGAAATATTTGGCCAAGGGGAAGCTTTACCTATCATAGCAAGATCGCTAGATCCTTCAAAACCAGGAGTCATGTTAGAAACCGTAAAAGTTCTTGCTGCTGTTTGTTTAATCCCACCGAATGGTCATGAAAAAACTTTAGAAGCCATAACCTTGAGCGCAGATTGTAATAATAGCGAACGATTTAGACCCATTTTACAAGCCCTTCAGAATACAACTAACGAAGCCCTGCGAACTGCTTGTCTCCAATTCATCAATGCAATCGTGGAAACTCCTGATGACCTGGAATTCAGATTGCATTTGAGGAATGAGATCATGAGAACGGGGTTGTATGATATCTTAGAT aCTTTGGAAAAAGATGCGAATGAAGATTTAATGGTCCAGCTAAGAGTGTTCCTAGAGCATAAAGATGAAGATTATTTcgaatttatgcaaaaatttgaccATATTCGTTTAGAATTCGATGATTTATCAGACTGCTTtgaagttgtgaaaaatttagttgCTGACACGGCGGCCGAACCTTACTTACTGTCTATTTTACAGCATTTACTATTTATTAGAGACGATGCTCTGGTTAG GCCAtcgttttataaattaattgaagaatGTGTTTCTCAAATTGTTCTTCATCGGAATGGTTGCGATCCTGATTTTCGGGTTTCCAGACGATTCAACATCGATGTCCAACCGCTAATCGATACTTTAGTCG AACAATCGCGactagaagaagaaaaaaaagcagaagAACTTTCGGCCAAATTAGAACAAGCCATTGCAGCTCGTCAAGAAATCGAAGCTGAACTGAACCTTGCAAAGAAAACTATTCAAGAACTTCAAAATTCTCCGTCAGGA gGACTTGGTCCCGGTCGGCAAAGCATCATACCCGGAGGCCCCGGCGCACCACCACCCCCTCCTATGCCTCCTCCGATGCCAGGCATGGGCCCACCGATTGGTAAACCTGGTGGTGGACCACCGCCacctccacctcctcctccacctATGATGGGAGGAAGAGGAGGCCCACCTCCACCTCCGCCACCACCTATGCCTGGAGGAAGAGGCGGTGGTCCTCCTCCGCCACCTCCGTTTGGTGGTTTTGCTCCTCCTAAACCACCGGATACGCTGCCTCACGGATTAAAACCGAAGAAAAAATGGGAAGTCGAAGGAATCAAAAGACTTAACTGGAAAACG ATTGTTCCTCATAAATTatctgaaaaatcattctggGTGAAAGTTGACGAAGAAAAGTTAGCATCACCTGAAATATTAAACGGATTAGCTCAAAGATTTTCTTCGAAGCCGGCTCATAAAAGAGCCAATGATGTCATCGATAA AGCTGGAacgttgaaaaaagtgaaacaattACGTGTGATCGATTCCAAAGTTGCCCAGAATTTATCCATTCTTCTCGGTGGACCgttaaaacatttaaaatatgAAGACGTTAAGAAAAGCATATTTAGATGCGATACGAGCGTACTATCGGCCAATATTTTAGAGCAATTAATTCTCTATTTACCTCCACCGGATCAACTGAAACGCCTAGAGCAATTCAAATCTGAATACGATGATTTAACTGAAGCGGAACAGTTCGCTGTTAcg atATCGGAAGTAAAGAGGCTGTTACCTCGATTAAAGTCAATTAGTTTTAAGCAGCGGTTTTCCGAAATGATAAACGATATTAAACCA AATATCGTTAATGGAACGGAAGCCTGCAAAGAAGTTAAACAAAGCAAAAAGTTCAATAAAGTTTTAGAGTTGATTTTATTGATGGGAAACTTTATGAATAGCGGATCCAAAAACGAACAAGCGTTTGCATTTGAAATTAGTTTCTTACCAAAG CTCTCATCTACAAAAGATGTTGAGAATAAATCTACTATGCTGCATTATTTGGTCGATATcatcgagaaaaatttctccgaaATATTGGATTTCCCCAATGAACTAACTCACGTCGAAGATGCTGCAAAAGTGTCCATCGATACCACTCAAAAAACGTTGTACCAAATTGAAGTGAATGTGAAGAATTTAATCACCGATTTAAATAACAGCCGAAGTCCGCAGTGCGATGATGATAAATTCGAAGAAGTTATGAGC AATTTTTCCGAATACGCTCAACAACAATGTTCCGTTTTGCAGAGTATGTTCAAGATTATGGAAAGTAATTATCAAATATTAGCCGAATATTACGCTTTCGATAAGACTAAATATACCTTTGAAGAATTCTTCGGTGATTTGAAAACGTTCATTGTTTCATTTAGA GATGCGTATAAAGAAAACGTCAAGATACGCGAAACCGAAGAGAAGAATAGGCGAATGAAAGAAGCTCGAGAAAAAGCCGAAAGGGAGAAAGCCGAACGTGCCAGTCGTAGACAGGCGGCGATGATCGATTTCACTGATCAAACTCAGGATGGAGTTATGGATAGTCTTTTCCTAGCCCTTCAAACTGGTTCAGCTTTTAATCGTAAACCAAGAAATAGGAGACCTCCACCAGTCAATGGCCCCCAAGGAG GAAGAACGCGATATTCTATAAATAAGCTAGCATCTTCAAGAGAGTTAACTGC TGAAGCTCACGCGAATTCGTAG
- the dia gene encoding protein diaphanous isoform X2 — translation MKPSKVLDNLFSRPKKNGSAPRCSSNTLPHPKSESDSTEAEGVANYFQNMDEDAVDIKFEEMLNDMNLTEERKQPLRDKTMEYRRELLIMHHRGLMLESRSKFEKPSEYVQYLSQPDLSPNKIYGCVESLRIALTNNPLSWVHEFGTNGVKQLLSILNDCYINRDPKYERIQYECIKCLKAIMNNTVGLKEIFGQGEALPIIARSLDPSKPGVMLETVKVLAAVCLIPPNGHEKTLEAITLSADCNNSERFRPILQALQNTTNEALRTACLQFINAIVETPDDLEFRLHLRNEIMRTGLYDILDTLEKDANEDLMVQLRVFLEHKDEDYFEFMQKFDHIRLEFDDLSDCFEVVKNLVADTAAEPYLLSILQHLLFIRDDALVRPSFYKLIEECVSQIVLHRNGCDPDFRVSRRFNIDVQPLIDTLVEQSRLEEEKKAEELSAKLEQAIAARQEIEAELNLAKKTIQELQNSPSGGLGPGRQSIIPGGPGAPPPPPMPPPMPGMGPPIGKPGGGPPPPPPPPPPMMGGRGGPPPPPPPPMPGGRGGGPPPPPPFGGFAPPKPPDTLPHGLKPKKKWEVEGIKRLNWKTIVPHKLSEKSFWVKVDEEKLASPEILNGLAQRFSSKPAHKRANDVIDKAGTLKKVKQLRVIDSKVAQNLSILLGGPLKHLKYEDVKKSIFRCDTSVLSANILEQLILYLPPPDQLKRLEQFKSEYDDLTEAEQFAVTISEVKRLLPRLKSISFKQRFSEMINDIKPNIVNGTEACKEVKQSKKFNKVLELILLMGNFMNSGSKNEQAFAFEISFLPKLSSTKDVENKSTMLHYLVDIIEKNFSEILDFPNELTHVEDAAKVSIDTTQKTLYQIEVNVKNLITDLNNSRSPQCDDDKFEEVMSNFSEYAQQQCSVLQSMFKIMESNYQILAEYYAFDKTKYTFEEFFGDLKTFIVSFRDRDLNEGKAKGKAYCNRMRIKKTSRYAKPKRRIGE, via the exons ATGAAACCTTCGAAAGTT CTCGACAACTTATTTAGCAGGCCGAAGAAAAATGGCTCTGCTCCTAGGTGTTCCAGTAACACTCTTCCTCATCCAAAATCTGAATCTGATTCAACGGAGGCTGAAGGAGTTGCTAATTACTTTCAAAACATGGATGAGGATGCGGTTgatataaaatttgaagaaatgctT AATGACATGAATTTAACCGAAGAGCGTAAACAACCACTGCGTGATAAGACGATGGAATACAGAAGAGAATTATTGATAATGCATCACAGAGGACTTATGCTG GAAAGTcgaagtaaatttgaaaaacccagCGAATATGTTCAGTATTTAAGCCAACCGGATTTAAGTCCAAATAAAATATATGGCTGTGTGGAATCGTTACGAATAGCTTTAACTAATAATCCGCTAAGTTGGGTTCATGAATTTGGTACCAACGGAGTCAAACAACTGCTATCAATACTTAACGATTGTTACATAAA TCGAGATCCAAAATACGAACGTATACAATATGAATGTATTAAATGTTTAAAAGCGATTATGAATAATACCGTCGGCCTGAAAGAAATATTTGGCCAAGGGGAAGCTTTACCTATCATAGCAAGATCGCTAGATCCTTCAAAACCAGGAGTCATGTTAGAAACCGTAAAAGTTCTTGCTGCTGTTTGTTTAATCCCACCGAATGGTCATGAAAAAACTTTAGAAGCCATAACCTTGAGCGCAGATTGTAATAATAGCGAACGATTTAGACCCATTTTACAAGCCCTTCAGAATACAACTAACGAAGCCCTGCGAACTGCTTGTCTCCAATTCATCAATGCAATCGTGGAAACTCCTGATGACCTGGAATTCAGATTGCATTTGAGGAATGAGATCATGAGAACGGGGTTGTATGATATCTTAGAT aCTTTGGAAAAAGATGCGAATGAAGATTTAATGGTCCAGCTAAGAGTGTTCCTAGAGCATAAAGATGAAGATTATTTcgaatttatgcaaaaatttgaccATATTCGTTTAGAATTCGATGATTTATCAGACTGCTTtgaagttgtgaaaaatttagttgCTGACACGGCGGCCGAACCTTACTTACTGTCTATTTTACAGCATTTACTATTTATTAGAGACGATGCTCTGGTTAG GCCAtcgttttataaattaattgaagaatGTGTTTCTCAAATTGTTCTTCATCGGAATGGTTGCGATCCTGATTTTCGGGTTTCCAGACGATTCAACATCGATGTCCAACCGCTAATCGATACTTTAGTCG AACAATCGCGactagaagaagaaaaaaaagcagaagAACTTTCGGCCAAATTAGAACAAGCCATTGCAGCTCGTCAAGAAATCGAAGCTGAACTGAACCTTGCAAAGAAAACTATTCAAGAACTTCAAAATTCTCCGTCAGGA gGACTTGGTCCCGGTCGGCAAAGCATCATACCCGGAGGCCCCGGCGCACCACCACCCCCTCCTATGCCTCCTCCGATGCCAGGCATGGGCCCACCGATTGGTAAACCTGGTGGTGGACCACCGCCacctccacctcctcctccacctATGATGGGAGGAAGAGGAGGCCCACCTCCACCTCCGCCACCACCTATGCCTGGAGGAAGAGGCGGTGGTCCTCCTCCGCCACCTCCGTTTGGTGGTTTTGCTCCTCCTAAACCACCGGATACGCTGCCTCACGGATTAAAACCGAAGAAAAAATGGGAAGTCGAAGGAATCAAAAGACTTAACTGGAAAACG ATTGTTCCTCATAAATTatctgaaaaatcattctggGTGAAAGTTGACGAAGAAAAGTTAGCATCACCTGAAATATTAAACGGATTAGCTCAAAGATTTTCTTCGAAGCCGGCTCATAAAAGAGCCAATGATGTCATCGATAA AGCTGGAacgttgaaaaaagtgaaacaattACGTGTGATCGATTCCAAAGTTGCCCAGAATTTATCCATTCTTCTCGGTGGACCgttaaaacatttaaaatatgAAGACGTTAAGAAAAGCATATTTAGATGCGATACGAGCGTACTATCGGCCAATATTTTAGAGCAATTAATTCTCTATTTACCTCCACCGGATCAACTGAAACGCCTAGAGCAATTCAAATCTGAATACGATGATTTAACTGAAGCGGAACAGTTCGCTGTTAcg atATCGGAAGTAAAGAGGCTGTTACCTCGATTAAAGTCAATTAGTTTTAAGCAGCGGTTTTCCGAAATGATAAACGATATTAAACCA AATATCGTTAATGGAACGGAAGCCTGCAAAGAAGTTAAACAAAGCAAAAAGTTCAATAAAGTTTTAGAGTTGATTTTATTGATGGGAAACTTTATGAATAGCGGATCCAAAAACGAACAAGCGTTTGCATTTGAAATTAGTTTCTTACCAAAG CTCTCATCTACAAAAGATGTTGAGAATAAATCTACTATGCTGCATTATTTGGTCGATATcatcgagaaaaatttctccgaaATATTGGATTTCCCCAATGAACTAACTCACGTCGAAGATGCTGCAAAAGTGTCCATCGATACCACTCAAAAAACGTTGTACCAAATTGAAGTGAATGTGAAGAATTTAATCACCGATTTAAATAACAGCCGAAGTCCGCAGTGCGATGATGATAAATTCGAAGAAGTTATGAGC AATTTTTCCGAATACGCTCAACAACAATGTTCCGTTTTGCAGAGTATGTTCAAGATTATGGAAAGTAATTATCAAATATTAGCCGAATATTACGCTTTCGATAAGACTAAATATACCTTTGAAGAATTCTTCGGTGATTTGAAAACGTTCATTGTTTCATTTAGA GACCGCGATTTAAATGAGGGAAAGGCAAAGGGAAAAGCTTATTGTAACAG GATGCGTATAAAGAAAACGTCAAGATACGCGAAACCGAAGAGAAGAATAGGCGAATGA
- the Snx27 gene encoding sorting nexin-27 isoform X1, translating to MISNDNSEVPSGPRVVVIHKTESGFGFNVRGQISEGGQLKSINGELYAPLQHVSAVLEGGAAHKAGIRKGDRILEVNGQNVEGSTHKQVVDLIKSGGDVLKLVVLSVTTQEAEKLEPDIHTTYPYIDYSEKRSLPVSIPDYHYIERNGERFVVYNIYMAGRHLCSRRYREFADLNANLRREFFDFNFPKFPGKWPFMLNEQQLDSRRRVLEQYLEVVCAVRVIAESDVMQEFFADTDEQQKNATPVEVKILLPDKQIVALSIRKSSTADEVYNKLIEKIKLPKSSAEYFYLFEISEYNFERKLHPQEFPHPLYIQNYTTATATCLSLQRWLFSSSIEKELIKNDELAKSYIFWNAIEAVERNHIRANDKLYQLKALQESGKKLEYLAMARTLPGYGEVVFPHCACDSRKYGRVIISIGEAGLKLQACTEDGASQNQTVEFTWLVIKSWEVDDEGGTFSFQYKRNDNLLSIKFYTPYFAFLSDCFQRIQDERQWATTCK from the exons ATGATATCGAACGATAATTCGGAAGTGCCATCTGGGCCCAGAGTCGTTGTCATTCATAAAACAGAATCTGGTTTCGGATTCAATGTACGCGGACAGATCAGCGAAGGCGGTCAATTGAAAAGTATTAATGGAGAATTATATGCTCCTCTACAACATGTCAGTGCTGTACTGGAAGGAGGCGCTGCTCATAAAGCTGGTATACGAAAGGGAGATCGCATCCTCGAAGT AAATGGGCAAAATGTTGAAGGATCTACGCATAAGCAAGTCGTGGATTTGATTAAATCTGGCGGCGATGTTCTTAAACTAGTGGTATTATCAGTTACAACCCAA GAAGCTGAAAAATTAGAACCAGATATTCATACTACATATCCATACATAGATTACTCAGAGAAGAGATCTTTACCAGTTTCGATACCGGATTATCATTACATAGAACGGAACGGCGAACGTTTTGTT GTGTACAATATCTATATGGCTGGTAGACACCTTTGTTCTAGACGATATAGAGAATTTGCCGATTTAAATGCCAACCTTAGAAGAGAATTTTTCGactttaattttccaaaatttcctggaaaatGGCCATTTAT GTTAAACGAACAGCAATTAGATTCTCGACGAAGAGTATTAGAACAGTATTTAGAAGTGGTTTGTGCAGTACGTGTTATAGCTGAAAGCGACGTAATGCAAGAATTTTTCGCTGATACGGACGAACAGCAG AAGAATGCTACTCCagttgaagtgaaaattttgctaCCAGATAAACAAATTGTTGCCTTATCTATCCGTAAAAGTTCCACAGCCGATGAAGTTTATAATAAgttgatagaaaaaattaaattacccaAGTCCTCCGCagagtatttttatttgtttgaaatttcagaatatAATTTCG AACGTAAACTCCATCCACAAGAATTTCCTCATCCTTTATACATACAGAACTACACCACAGCAACTGCGACCTGTCTTAGTTTACAAAGATGGTTATTCTCTTCGAGTATAGAAAAAGAGCTAATAAAAAATGACGAACTGGCCAAATCCTATATATTTTGGAACGCTATAGAAGCCGTTGAACGGAATCACATTCGTGCCAATGATAAATTATACCAATTGAAAGCCTTACAAGAATCAGGCAAAAAGCTCGAA TACCTAGCCATGGCCAGAACATTACCGGGTTACGGAGAAGTAGTATTTCCTCATTGTGCTTGTGATTCGAGGAAATACGGACGTGTCATAATATCTATAGGCGAAGCTGGCTTAAAACTGCAAGCTTGTACCGAAGATGGTGCATCACAG AATCAAACTGTCGAGTTCACCTGGCTTGTTATCAAAAGCTGGGAAGTTGATGACGAAGGGGGTACATTTAGTTTCCAATATAAAAGGAACGATAATCTCTTATCGATAAAATTCTATACGCCTTAT TTCGCATTTTTAAGCGATTGCTTTCAAAGAATTCAAGATGAAAGACAATGGGCTACTACTTGCAAGTAA
- the Snx27 gene encoding sorting nexin-27 isoform X2, which produces MISNDNSEVPSGPRVVVIHKTESGFGFNVRGQISEGGQLKSINGELYAPLQHVSAVLEGGAAHKAGIRKGDRILEVNGQNVEGSTHKQVVDLIKSGGDVLKLVVLSVTTQEAEKLEPDIHTTYPYIDYSEKRSLPVSIPDYHYIERNGERFVVYNIYMAGRHLCSRRYREFADLNANLRREFFDFNFPKFPGKWPFMLNEQQLDSRRRVLEQYLEVVCAVRVIAESDVMQEFFADTDEQQNATPVEVKILLPDKQIVALSIRKSSTADEVYNKLIEKIKLPKSSAEYFYLFEISEYNFERKLHPQEFPHPLYIQNYTTATATCLSLQRWLFSSSIEKELIKNDELAKSYIFWNAIEAVERNHIRANDKLYQLKALQESGKKLEYLAMARTLPGYGEVVFPHCACDSRKYGRVIISIGEAGLKLQACTEDGASQNQTVEFTWLVIKSWEVDDEGGTFSFQYKRNDNLLSIKFYTPYFAFLSDCFQRIQDERQWATTCK; this is translated from the exons ATGATATCGAACGATAATTCGGAAGTGCCATCTGGGCCCAGAGTCGTTGTCATTCATAAAACAGAATCTGGTTTCGGATTCAATGTACGCGGACAGATCAGCGAAGGCGGTCAATTGAAAAGTATTAATGGAGAATTATATGCTCCTCTACAACATGTCAGTGCTGTACTGGAAGGAGGCGCTGCTCATAAAGCTGGTATACGAAAGGGAGATCGCATCCTCGAAGT AAATGGGCAAAATGTTGAAGGATCTACGCATAAGCAAGTCGTGGATTTGATTAAATCTGGCGGCGATGTTCTTAAACTAGTGGTATTATCAGTTACAACCCAA GAAGCTGAAAAATTAGAACCAGATATTCATACTACATATCCATACATAGATTACTCAGAGAAGAGATCTTTACCAGTTTCGATACCGGATTATCATTACATAGAACGGAACGGCGAACGTTTTGTT GTGTACAATATCTATATGGCTGGTAGACACCTTTGTTCTAGACGATATAGAGAATTTGCCGATTTAAATGCCAACCTTAGAAGAGAATTTTTCGactttaattttccaaaatttcctggaaaatGGCCATTTAT GTTAAACGAACAGCAATTAGATTCTCGACGAAGAGTATTAGAACAGTATTTAGAAGTGGTTTGTGCAGTACGTGTTATAGCTGAAAGCGACGTAATGCAAGAATTTTTCGCTGATACGGACGAACAGCAG AATGCTACTCCagttgaagtgaaaattttgctaCCAGATAAACAAATTGTTGCCTTATCTATCCGTAAAAGTTCCACAGCCGATGAAGTTTATAATAAgttgatagaaaaaattaaattacccaAGTCCTCCGCagagtatttttatttgtttgaaatttcagaatatAATTTCG AACGTAAACTCCATCCACAAGAATTTCCTCATCCTTTATACATACAGAACTACACCACAGCAACTGCGACCTGTCTTAGTTTACAAAGATGGTTATTCTCTTCGAGTATAGAAAAAGAGCTAATAAAAAATGACGAACTGGCCAAATCCTATATATTTTGGAACGCTATAGAAGCCGTTGAACGGAATCACATTCGTGCCAATGATAAATTATACCAATTGAAAGCCTTACAAGAATCAGGCAAAAAGCTCGAA TACCTAGCCATGGCCAGAACATTACCGGGTTACGGAGAAGTAGTATTTCCTCATTGTGCTTGTGATTCGAGGAAATACGGACGTGTCATAATATCTATAGGCGAAGCTGGCTTAAAACTGCAAGCTTGTACCGAAGATGGTGCATCACAG AATCAAACTGTCGAGTTCACCTGGCTTGTTATCAAAAGCTGGGAAGTTGATGACGAAGGGGGTACATTTAGTTTCCAATATAAAAGGAACGATAATCTCTTATCGATAAAATTCTATACGCCTTAT TTCGCATTTTTAAGCGATTGCTTTCAAAGAATTCAAGATGAAAGACAATGGGCTACTACTTGCAAGTAA
- the LOC135845755 gene encoding transmembrane protein 138: protein MELSKTRYTLTLTIQIGLIFCDLLFNTFSYHFSYNNGLLLLIFLLQDFIQLFTFVVMLITFFQTNVFQAGFMTILCEKFWTVLTASLLYVILTIVLHAWTLIIRWNGESIVNSWPLGFYICFTLHRLISVIYYYIYKRTALRISDQRLYEDEWINHIVHHRNL from the exons atggAGCTTTCAAAGACTAGATACACATTAACATTAACCATTCAAATTGGATTAATATTCTGCGATTTGTTATTCAACacattttcttatcatttttcctACAACAATGGATTACTcctgttgatattttt gttacaagattttattcaattatttacTTTCGTTGTAATGTTAATAACTTTTTTCCAAACTAATGTGTTCCAA GCTGGTTTTATGACAATACTATGCGAAAAATTCTGGACAGTTTTAACAGCATCTCTTCTCTATGTGATTCTTACAATCGTATTACACGCTTGGACGTTGATAATTCGTTGGAATGGCGAATCAATTGTGAATTCGTGGCCGCTCGGTTTCTACATATGTTTTACACTACACAGACTAA TTAGTGTCATTTACTACTACATTTACAAAAGGACAGCTCTTCGAATCAGTGACCAACGGTTGTACGAAGACGAATGGATTAATCATATCGTTCACCATCGGAATTTATAA